In Rhipicephalus sanguineus isolate Rsan-2018 chromosome 1, BIME_Rsan_1.4, whole genome shotgun sequence, the DNA window cgcgggtccgacaaacaccccttgctaagcaccgcattatgacagaagaaaattctcgaccactccgacagagcccctacagagtttcgacgcgagaacgtgaggccataaagaaacaagtcgacgaaatgctacgcgatgacatcatccagccttcaaagagtccgtgggcgtcacccgtggtgttagtgaagaagaaggacgggacactgcgcttctgcgttgattatcggcgcctgaataaaatcacgaagaaggacgtgtaccccctcccacggataaacttcacaacgcgacgtacttttcgtcgatggatctcaagaccggctattggcagatcgaagtagacgaaagagaccgagaaaagaccgcttttataacacttTTATAATACTTTTATAACACTTTTATTATAACACTTTTATAATAGTTAAGTGTTTCTCACACAATACAGAACTGTTAGTTTCTTAAATAGATAATGCGTGCTTTCGAggaaaaaacaagcgtgtttgttttcaagtgttgtagaaaaataattcattatttggtgatgccaaactTGGAAcccaattgcagagcaatgcatgacctggtggttgaatttgtccaggtttcacttccatctcaggGTCAAGCGAACTTTTTGTAATACATTTTCCGTACAAAAGAatcaagcaagttttaattggaaatagtgttacatcactttgttttacactcagcaaataagcgtcgcgaatctcaagaacgaaagccatccgaagcagatccaaagcctgtacttcccgtCATTCCCATGTTGGTTGAAGCGCCGTTCAAGGAGCCcgcgaggaggaggagaggttgaggaaaggaaaaggcgcaacttctgcaaccctaattgggagcacggctcagcgcctgtaggaaaaagggggaaagggagataaagatgggaagagggaggagaaggagaggaggaatgctgtccacgaccgaggacgcggcgggcggctactatagccggttggccagtccagtgtcctcaaggaagcgaagaaccgccttgaaaacctgggtgtggtgctgtgcagggaaAAGGAGGTctctctgtgtagccgcgggaataccctggcgacggagtgcggcgagcaaggcagctcgttgtgcttgaagcgctgggcacacacacaacaggtgatcaattgtttcgtctgccccacacgcactgcacgcaggtgacgaagctctgccgagccgatgacgtcgtgccgcaggccaggagcagccgatgcatagacgcagtagaagggaccgctccctcctggagaggcccctgtcaggcagccgggtcggaggttccagcctggccacacgttcgtcggggtggcagcgtagcaacaaccgcctcaaggtcagcctcgaatagtctgaggcgaccacagcacggcagacagcgacggtagagtgatgtgcctccttcgccagtgcgtctgcttgctCATTTCCCTGAATACCCACATGAGATGGGACCCAATGCAGGGAGACATCGACGCCACTGGCGAGGAGGGCATGCAGCTTGGTGACCAGCAGTTGAGTTCCGAAGCCCGCCCCTTCCGGTTTCGCCAcggcctgcagtgcggctcgtgagtcgcacGCGACGGCCACGGgacacatgggggggggggggtctgctgcCAGGAGGTCCACGGCGAGGTGGAGACCGGCCGTCTCTGCGGTGGTAGAGCAGGCATCAAAGGGGAGACGACAGGAGGCCGTTCTACCAAGGGCTGGTATGACGCAGGCGGCCGTGGCGGAGCCTGTAGCTAGGAGGACGGAGCCATCCGTGTAGACAATAAGCCTACCAGCCAGCTCTTCCTCTAGCTTGAGGCGACTGCTGCTGGAGAGCGCAGGTGGGTGAAAGAcgcttggagagccgacctagatCGGTAGTGACTGTCAATGGTTTCACTGTCGGCGGAGGAAGGGGCATGGCtggaggcacaggtcctacagctTCTCGATAGACCTGTAGCAGCGCGCCCATCCGAGATGTTGGTCGGCTTTCCAGCCGGGCAAGGAGAGGGCGTCCGTCAGGCGCGTGGGCGAGCCGATCGATGTGGAGGAGACCACGCTGCTGTAAGAGCAGGGAGAGGGGCCAGGCGCCCGCTTCTGTCAGGGTGGCTGCCACTTGCGAGGACCGCGGCAGGCCAAGGACACTCCGAATGAAGCCCCTATGCAACAGCTCGAGGCGCTCCAGTTGCCGGAGGCAAGTGCCACCAGAGGGAAGGCGTACAGGAGCCTCGCGGTTGCAGCTGCGGCATGAAGACGAAGAGTCCAGGATGGTGCGCAGCCACGGCCGCTCAGGAAGATGCACTTCACCGCCTTCTGAACTCTTTTCACCATCCCCATGGCCTCTTTGATGGCGGGAGCCCAGGACAGCCGGTGGTCGATACGGAGCCCAAGGTAGGTCACTGTAGTCTCCCACGGAATCATGGAGCCATCGGTGGTGAGGCGCGCCACGCGGCTGCGCGTTCCTGCCTTGGGTGCACAAGAAGGGCCTTCGTTTTGGCCGAAGACACCGCCAGGCCAACAGAGGCGATGTGGTCGACCACGGCGTTCAGTGCATCGTGGAGGCAGGATCGGACAGAACGCAGATTCCTGGTGGGGCCCCAGTTCCACAGGGCAACGTCATCAGCGTATAACACTGGCGCCAGGTTCCCCTCTAGGTGttatagtaagaaactctatggctgcgCGTTacgctctccacttctctcctaccacctgcttgcgcttctcctgcattCTCGCTTCAGCTCTCGCGGCGCTttcgctactctcctcctcttgtCTCCTCTctttcaagtgtgaatataaagcgggtagagccaacgccacctagaaaaaaaacaaggctgatccctctgtcaggaatcggtatgacacgaatgtgaaacgtgttaaggaatgaatgctacagctacaaattgtaatgtcacgcgaagaacggcaagcagctcgaaacttgcaacgcgctgctcaagaagaaaggacgcacggaacgaacatacacaggatgagagcgaactgtcacatttgtaac includes these proteins:
- the LOC125759899 gene encoding uncharacterized protein LOC125759899 — its product is MCPVAVACDSRAALQAVAKPEGAGFGTQLLVTKLHALLASGVDVSLHWVPSHVGIQGNEQADALAKEAHHSTVAVCRAVVASDYSRLTLRRLLLRCHPDERVARLEPPTRLPDRGLIDHLLCVCPALQAQRAALLAALRRQGIPAATQRDLLFPAQHHTQVFKAVLRFLEDTGLANRL